A stretch of Komagataella phaffii GS115 chromosome 2, complete sequence DNA encodes these proteins:
- a CDS encoding Calcineurin B → MGLASSKIMDSLAEGTNFDREEVDRLRKRFMKLDTDGSGTIDKKEFLSIPGVNTNPLAERLLDLFDEDGGGDIDFQEFIIGLSTFSSRSSITDKLSFAFKIYDIDRDGFISNGELFIILKTMVGGNLKDEELQQIVDRTLMENDLDGDGKLSFDEFKSAVDHTSIVNKFTLNLGI, encoded by the exons atGGGGCTAgcttcttccaagattaTGGACTCCCTTGCGGAGGGAACCAACT TTGATAGGGAAGAAGTCGACAGACTTAGAAAGAGATTCATGAAATTGGACACTGATGGTTCGGGTACCATTGACAAGAAAGAGTTCCTTTCGATTCCAGGTGTAAATACGAACCCACTTGCAGAACGCTTGCTAGATTTGTTTGACGAAGATGGCGGTGGAGATATTGATTTTCAAGAGTTTATCATTGGTCTTTCGACGTTTAGTAGCCGAAGTAGCATCACTGACAAATTAAGTTTTGCTTTCAAGATCTATGACATAGACAGAGATGGTTTTATTTCCAATGGAGAATTATTTATTATATTAAAGACTATGGTTGGTGGGAATCTGAAGGACGAAGAGCTACAACAAATAGTGGACCGGACATTGATGGAAAACGACCTCGATGGCGACGGAAAGTTGAGTTTTGATGAATTCAAGAGTGCAGTCGATCATACAAGCATTGTGAACAAGTTCACGCTGAATTTGGGAATATGA
- a CDS encoding Protein required, along with Dph1p, Kti11p, Jjj3p, and Dph5p, for synthesis of diphthamide gives MSQAPALSTHQEADQFQYSQIEEKRIERYYLGEYSDLKQRIIQFYDLDELKTKLQEKDNDGRLKYKNITLQFPDSLIADSSIVLSYLQESLVTNEDCSTKSYPDVEEIGCKGCVDCDKRDKNSKSQDSDKQAIWILADTAYSSCCIDEVASGHVNGDVVVHFGDACLNPIDKLNALYVFGKPHLNAEKIIERVEELCLEDDKVVLMSDTPYSYNLYSIYRELKPKYPNLAYADVDFDLQRENMEVIGKWSQPQDEDSIAFANRRIFGLVDEISNYKLFHITLPADPRLLFLSTNFSSVEIFDCKENCTVLGPFPSLMKRYKHMHVGRTAGTIGILINTLSLANTKIMLNTVIKAIRAAGKKHYIFVVGKPNVAKLANFDPIDIWCILGCGQSGIVIDNVGDYYKPIITPYELQLALKPEVSWTGRWVTDFMEVIENGEFDLGNDEDTENDIVERHKDDAPEFDAVTGKFSTFSRPLRQLKHLDVEVIENQDETALVKKFSSNLAIQSTVSTSAKALQERSWTGLGSDFKDLEEYGAALEEGRNGIARDYGL, from the coding sequence ATGTCTCAGGCCCCAGCTTTGTCGACACATCAAGAAGCTGACCAGTTTCAGTATTCCCAAATAGAGGAGAAACGAATAGAAAGATACTATCTTGGGGAGTATAGTGACTTGAAGCAAAGGATTATTCAATTCTATGATCTAGATGAACTGAAGACCAAGCTGCAAGAGAAAGATAATGACGGACGTCTGAAATACAAAAATATCACCCTACAATTTCCTGACTCTTTGATAGCTGATAGCAGTATTGTACTCAGCTACCTTCAAGAGTCTCTTGTCACAAACGAGGACTGTTCTACCAAATCTTACCCCGATGTAGAAGAAATCGGTTGCAAGGGTTGCGTTGATTGTGACAAAAGAGACAAAAATAGTAAGAGTCAAGATTCGGATAAGCAGGCAATATGGATTTTGGCAGATACTGCCTATTCTTCCTGTTGCATCGATGAAGTTGCTAGTGGGCATGTCAATGGGGACGTGGTGGTTCATTTTGGTGACGCATGCTTGAATCCAATAGACAAGCTCAATGCCCTGTATGTGTTTGGAAAGCCTCATTTGAATGCCGAAAAAATAATagaaagagttgaagaattgtgtttggaagatgataAAGTTGTTCTAATGAGCGATACACCATATTCCTATAATCTCTACTCAATATACCGAGAACTTAAGCCCAAGTATCCAAATTTGGCGTACGCAGATGTCGACTTTGACTTGCAGCGAGAAAATATGGAGGTGATCGGAAAATGGAGCCAGCCACAGGATGAAGATTCGATAGCGTTTGCTAATCGCAGAATTTTTGGTTTGGTGGATGAGATTAGTAACTACAAGTTGTTCCACATTACCTTGCCAGCTGATCCCAGATTACTCTTCCTGTCCACGAATTTCTCCTCTGTGGAAATATTTGATTGTAAGGAAAATTGTACTGTCTTGGGCCCATTCCCTTCTCTGATGAAAAGGTACAAGCACATGCATGTTGGACGAACTGCCGGGACTATTGGCATCCTAATCAACACACTTTCCCTGGCAAATACAAAAATTATGCTAAATACAGTCATAAAAGCCATAAGAGCAGCCGGAAAGAAGCATTACATTTTTGTGGTGGGAAAGCCTAATGTTGCCAAATTGGCGAATTTTGATCCCATTGACATTTGGTGTATACTAGGTTGTGGACAAAGTGGCATAGTCATTGATAATGTGGGAGATTATTACAAGCCCATCATAACTCCGTACGAGCTGCAACTGGCATTGAAACCTGAGGTATCATGGACAGGCCGTTGGGTTACTGATTTCATGGAAGTAATCGAAAATGGTGAATTTGACCTAGGAAACGACGAGGATACTGAGAATGACATTGTAGAAAGGCATAAAGACGATGCACCCGAGTTCGATGCAGTTACCGGAAAGTTTTCGACGTTTTCCCGACCCCTGCGGCAATTAAAGCACTTGGATGTGGAAGTAATTGAGAACCAAGATGAAACAGCCTTGGTCAAGAAATTTTCATCCAACTTGGCAATTCAAAGCACAGTATCCACTTCGGCTAAAGCTTTGCAAGAACGAAGCTGGACCGGTCTGGGATCCGACTTTaaagatcttgaagaatacGGGGCTGCTTTGGAGGAAGGCCGGAATGGAATTGCAAGAGATTACGGACTCTAG
- a CDS encoding ATG28, autophagy related protein, whose product MICLFGNCNCQTGIFGLYDYVSFLYHSPSSCRVRLVLSLPASPNHMEEQSPKFESSFPRRTSEGPVDDVGKSPPASFYRELLANKAQQPQLSEDEEDHNPKDFLFKEDSEDELLIPDSENHNSSSTSPRKFKVENIRWGSDTLNGSILPLNSQGSNLQSLLSNVGELEHLLSKDVAKHSKYLKEQSSKVEKARANIVTNLTRLSLVLSSIFNTYQAKAQDKQAILDKIEEWEDEKKSLLDDMKEVLSTDDNADGETHKFLELASESINVENEIEALETRLKQLKIKQRTLKNECFQSQGIIESRLSNFVQAVEKIEMRERKSIEQVVQQLSENQLGYWNDNLALEVMNGLTINPGDISLVEEYEPVDILKQVESLEKPTIAADYHLPKNTNKQASRFTRQLLEFNYKCQPKLNVYPVVGLITKELKEDSAKEQEYKHRYDQVTHTLSALKDSFALIYHTEQQLQSITQSTQDLKDFQSLMNQMVESLLKTHSEADQYNLYLAKDVLAQEISIIHQALNKLNQSTEYSSVESDNVKNHDGLLFQTFSKAQERTKLPSIKSATSIRYAPSLYNSLSPTSTSKTTAKGEVNYDAGINKYTKVKEVLRSGKGNKDE is encoded by the coding sequence ATGATTTGTCTGTTTGGCAACTGCAACTGCCAGACGGGAATATTTGGTCTCTATGATTATGTAAGCTTTCTTTATCATTCTCCCTCATCTTGTCGCGTGCGATTAGTACTCTCACTTCCAGCTTCCCCTAATCACATGGAGGAACAAAGCCCCAAATTTGAGTCTTCCTTCCCACGCAGAACGAGTGAAGGACCGGTGGATGATGTTGGAAAGTCTCCGCCAGCATCATTCTACAGAGAGCTTTTAGCAAACAAAGCTCAACAGCCCCAGTTGTCAGAAGACGAGGAAGACCATAATCCAAAAGACTTCCTGTTTAAGGAAGAtagtgaagatgaactACTTATACCAGACTCCGAAAATCATAACTCCAGTTCCACAAGTCCAAGAAAGTTCAAGGTCGAGAATATTCGTTGGGGTAGTGACACCTTGAATGGATCGATTCTACCGTTGAATTCTCAAGGGAGTAATCTTCAGAGCCTTCTCTCAAATGTTGGAGAATTGGAGCATCTACTATCCAAGGATGTTGCTAAGCATTCAAAATACCTAAAAGAGCAAAGTagcaaagttgaaaaggcGCGGGCTAATATTGTGACAAATTTGACCAGATTGAGCTTGGTGTTATCCAGTATCTTCAACACATACCAGGCGAAGGCACAAGACAAACAAGCAATCTTGGACAAGATCGAAGAATGGGAGGATGAGAAGAAATCCTTGCTTGATGACATGAAAGAAGTTTTGTCTACGGATGATAATGCGGATGGTGAGACTCACAAATTCTTAGAGTTGGCAAGCGAAAGCATAAATGTTGAAAACGAAATAGAAGCTCTGGAGACAAGGCTGAAGCAACTGAAGATTAAACAGAGAACTTTAAAAAATGAGTGTTTCCAATCCCAAGGAATAATTGAAAGCAGGCTTTCAAATTTTGTCCAAGCCGTTGAAAAGATCGAAAtgagagaaagaaagagtaTAGAACAAGTGGTCCAACAATTATCAGAGAACCAATTAGGTTACTGGAATGATAATTTGGCACTAGAGGTAATGAATGGCCTGACTATCAATCCAGGAGACATCAGTTTAGTTGAAGAATACGAACCAGTGGACATATTGAAACAAGTAGAATCATTAGAGAAACCTACAATTGCTGCAGATTACCACCTGCCCAAAAACACGAACAAGCAAGCATCTAGGTTTACTAGGCAACTGTTGGAATTCAACTACAAATGCCAACCCAAACTGAATGTATATCCTGTTGTTGGACTAATCacaaaagaattgaaagaagacTCTGCTAAGGAACAGGAGTATAAACACAGATACGACCAAGTCACTCATACCCTATCGGCACTAAAGGATTCCTTTGCTCTGATTTATCATACTGAACAACAATTGCAATCAATAACTCAATCTACTCAAGATTTAAAGGATTTCCAGAGTTTGATGAATCAAATGGTTGAATCACTCTTGAAAACTCACTCTGAAGCAGACCAGTACAATCTCTATTTGGCTAAAGATGTGTTGGCACAGGAAATATCCATTATTCACCAGGCTTTAAATAAATTAAACCAATCTACAGAATATTCATCGGTTGAGTCTGATAATGTGAAGAATCATGATGGATTATTATTTCAgacattttccaaagctCAAGAACGAACCAAGCTACCCTCTATCAAATCAGCAACATCCATTCGTTATGCGCCATCACTCTATAACTCACTTTCGCCTACTAGCACCAGCAAGACTACAGCTAAAGGGGAAGTAAATTATGATGCTGGAATCAACAAATACACCAAAGTCAAAGAAGTTCTTAGATCTGGAAAAGGTAATAAGGATGAGTAA